The genomic stretch TATTCCCTTTGACATCAATAGGCCAGTCCTTGAAGCGTTCACCCCGATAATCCGATTCTTCGAGTTTATAACGTTGAATCATGGTTCCCATCGCGCCGTCGATGACCAAGATTTTTTCTTTGAGGATATTTTTAAGTGTAAGGATGTCGTATTTCATATCAAGTTATCAAGATATGATGATATGACATTTCGAATTCCTTCGCAACCGTTTTTTTCGTGCAAGACATATTTTATCTTAAAATAAAATTCCCTTTTAACCGTCGGTCCTTAATCAAACCACAAACTCTTTTATCAAGGGCTTGATACCCGTCAGCTCGATACTGCGTGTATCTGGTTGCGAGCCACCGACATAGAGCTTGAAGCGGCCGGGTTCAACAAAACGTTTTCCGGCATCATCAGTCACGAGGAGTTGATCCCGGTCGATTAAAAGCCGGATTGTCCGGGATTCCCCTGCCTTGAGATGGATTCTTTCGAAAGCGGCAAGCTGGCGGATGGGGGTCGGGTAATTACTTTCACAATCGCTGACATAGGCTTGGACGACCTCGTCGCCATCGCGCAAACCTGGATTTGAAAGAGTGACTTCCGCCACGATTTCAGGAGTGACGGAGACTTGAAGATGATTGTATGTAAATTCCGCATAACTGAGCCCGTAACCGAAAGGGTAAAGTGGATCACCGCGGAAAAAACGATACGTGCGGTTATCCATGGCATAATCGCTGAAATCGGGTAAATCGTCTGTGGAACGGTAGAAAGTGAATGGCAACCGGCCCGATGGATTCGTTTCTCCAAAAAGAATCTCGGCAATGGCCTTTCCCCCTTCCGCACCCGGATACCATCCTTGGAGAATAGCCGGGAGATTCTCATCTGCCCAGACGGGAGCAAGGGCACTGCCGCTCATGAGGACGAGAATGACCGGCTTTCCTGTGGCGGCGACTTTTTGGATCAAAATATTTTGTACAGCGGGTAATTCAATGGCCGTTTTGTCCCCGGCAGCTTCTGAGTTAAAGGCATCTCCCGCTTCTCCTTCAATGCGTGGGGTGAGGCCCATGAACATTACGACGACATCGGATCGTCGTGCCGCGATGAGGGCCTCGGAGATACGGTCGTCATCCTCGGCACAAGCCTCGGTGCGTGCAGAGATGTGTTCACACCCCCGGGCATGCCAGACTCTGCATCCTGACTCGACAGCTTCGAGAATGCCTTCCAGCGGGGTGATCTGACGGGTCGGAGTACCATTGTAGTTACCCAGTAAGATATCGCGCAAATCTGCATTTGGTCCGATAACGGCAATCGATTTAATTTTCTTTCGATCCAGCGGGAGCAAATTGCCCCGGTTACGCAAGAGCACGATACTCTGACGCGCGGCATCGAGGGCGGCCTGACGGTGGGCATCACACTCGATAATTTCATAAGGTGTATCACTTAAAGGGGCTGAACCCTCCGGATCGAAAATGCCGAGGCGAAATTTCACCCGGAGCAAATTGCGCAGGACTCCATCAATCTCGGACTCAGTGATGAGACCGCGCTCAAAAGCAA from Verrucomicrobiota bacterium encodes the following:
- a CDS encoding glycoside hydrolase family 3 C-terminal domain-containing protein; this encodes ALHGLARSGSATVFPQAIAMAATFSRYMVLKMGEIIALEGRARHHESVRQGDFGTYKGLTFWAPNINIFRDPRWGRGHETYGEDPFLTGSLGVAYVKGLQGDDPDHLKVCATPKHFAIHSGPEATRLSFDSVVSMRDMRETYLPAFKMCVEAGANSVMSAYNAINGVPASANTFLLKDILRGEWGFDGAVVSDAGAGEALYKEHKKCADYAEAAAMELKNGVDCLTDWEQGVTLAFERGLITESEIDGVLRNLLRVKFRLGIFDPEGSAPLSDTPYEIIECDAHRQAALDAARQSIVLLRNRGNLLPLDRKKIKSIAVIGPNADLRDILLGNYNGTPTRQITPLEGILEAVESGCRVWHARGCEHISARTEACAEDDDRISEALIAARRSDVVVMFMGLTPRIEGEAGDAFNSEAAGDKTAIELPAVQNILIQKVAATGKPVILVLMSGSALAPVWADENLPAILQGWYPGAEGGKAIAEILFGETNPSGRLPFTFYRSTDDLPDFSDYAMDNRTYRFFRGDPLYPFGYGLSYAEFTYNHLQVSVTPEIVAEVTLSNPGLRDGDEVVQAYVSDCESNYPTPIRQLAAFERIHLKAGESRTIRLLIDRDQLLVTDDAGKRFVEPGRFKLYVGGSQPDTRSIELTGIKPLIKEFVV